A stretch of DNA from Butyricicoccus intestinisimiae:
ATCGTCAATTGTGCTTTCGTCAATCTCGGTCAGGAAGGTGGTGTGACGACAGTGATCCGACCAATAGGTGTCGATCATGCGCACTTCTGTGATGGTCGGGTCGCGCTTTTCTTCCCCTGCGAAATAGCTCTGCAGGAACTGCAGGTCATCCAGCTCCATTGCCAGACCCAGACTGGTGCGCATCTGCTCCAGTGCGGCAGCGTCCATGGAAATGAAGCCCTCTACGGTGTCAACTTCTGTCGGGATTGCATAGTTTGCTTCCAACGTCTCCGGCTTTGCTGCGGAGGCCTCGCGGGAGTCAACCGGATTGATGAGATAGCCGCGGATCTTGTCCAGCTCTTCATCGGTCAGCTTGCCGCCCAGCACATAGATATGGGCTGCTGCTACCTTCGGACGCTCGCCCTGTGTCATCAGCTGGATACACTGCGCACAGGAATCCGAGCGCTGATCGTACTGACCCGGCAGCGGTTCAACCGCGAGAATGCGGCAATCGCCTTCCGGCATCGGATACTGCTCATCGTAGCAATCATCTACCATCGGCTCAGAGAACACGATGTTTTTCGCCTTTGCATAGGTTTCTGCATCAATGCCTTCCACATCGTAGCGGCACAGCTCACGCACGTAAGTGAGTGCTGGAATCTCCAGCAATTCACGCATGCTGCTGCACAGCGACTGGGATGCACTGTCGAAACCCTTGCGCTTTTCCGTATAGCATCTTAATACTGCCATGTTGCACCTCGAATTACCATAGTATCGTCAAACATCGTTTGCAAAAAGTTTTGCAAATCTTACAATAGATATTTTAATCATACCGTTTTTTCTACCTATTTTCAATGCTCTTACGTGAAAACGACAGGATTTTGTTAGATTCAACCAAAATTCCACACAGATATATGCACTTTCCTGCACACTGTCCTCCCGCCCGAACGCAAAAAAGCTCCATTCGGCTTTGATTTGCCGAATGGAGCAAAAAGATGCAATTTTACGGGATGGTATAGCCGTATCCGTAGCTGCCGTATGGGTTGGTGCTGCCTCCGTTCTGGCTGCCGCTCCGACCGCTGCTGTTGTCTTCCGAAGAAGATCTATCGCTGCCGGAGGACGACGTTGTGCCGCTCAGCGTAGACTGGTCAATCAGCTTGATGGAAACTTCCTTGGTGCTGCCGTCTCGATAGATGGTTAGCTTCATCGTGTCACCGACTTTCAGCTCGTTCTTGACCTCGTTGATGTCGGTCATGCTGGTAATGTCCTTGCCGTTGACACCGGTGATAATATCGCCTGCCTGAATACCCTGTTGGTATGCATCGGATGCCGGATCTACGCTGGATACATAGACGCCCTGCGGCAGGTTAAAATAGCTTGCACGGGTCGAGTCAATGTCATAGCCGCTGATGCCGATTGCCGGACGGCCGGTCACATGCCCGCTTGCAATCAGTTCATCCACTACTTCCTTCACCGTCGTCATCGGGATGGCAAAGCCCATGCCTTCAATCGACGCGCTGTCAGAGGACGAAGCACTCAGCTTGGAGTTCGTAATGCCGATAACCTGACCGGCAGAGTTGATGAGTGCGCCGCCGGAGTTGCCCGGGTTAATCGCGGTATCCGTCTGAATCAGCGTCATGACGCGGTCATTGATCGTCACATTTCGATTGATGGCGGAAATAAAGCCGCCGGTGAAGCTGTTCTGATATTCCAGACCGCCGGGAGAGCCGATGGCAAACGCGCGGTCTCCCACCTTCAGGTTATCGGAATCGCCAAATTCCGCTGCGGTCAGGCCAGTTGCGTCAATCTTGAGCACTGCCAAATCCGTCTGCTCATCGGTGCCGACCAGCTTCGCGGTATAGCTTTTTCCATCGCTCAAAACCACCTTGTACATATCGCCGCCCTCGACGACATGGTTATTGGTGATGATATAGCCGTCCTCACTCATGATGACGCCGGAACCGGAGGACTCCGTACCCTGCTGCACAGAATCCACGACAATCGCAACGATGGACGGGGAAACCTTCTGATACACTTCGGAATAGCTTGCCATATCCTCGCTCGTGCTGCTCAGCTGTACCTTTGTCGTATTGGCGGACGTGCCGCTTCCGGTGTCCGCCGAGCTATCAGAGGAGCTGTTCAGTGTCGGCAGCGAGATGTGTCCGTTGGCTGCCCAGCCGCCGCCAAATGCCAGCGCACCGACAATAACGACAGCCGCCACCGGCTTCCACGGAAACTTCTTTTTCGGTCCCTTTGGACCCTTCGGGCCGCTCGGCTTCTTGCCGCCGCTCCACTGTTCATACGCATTGCTGTGCGGGGGAGGCGTACTGCCGCCGTTTCCTGCATCGGAAAAGCCGCTGCTGTCAGCCGTGTCATTTGTATGTGTATAGGATGCACCGGTATTCTGATAGCCTGCGCCCGGCTGCTCGTCTGCGCCGCGCACCGGTGTCTGGAACGGTGTCGTCTGTTCCGATGCGTCCTGCTCGGTATTCTTGCGGAACTCGTCCATATGTGTATCCTCCTTTACGTGTCAGGATGTACTCGTTCATTTCTTTTATGTGCTTCATTGTACGCCTATAATATGATGATTCCTTGTTTGCAATGTTAATTTTCTGTGAATCTGCACATTTACGCCGATTTTGCAGGAATACTCCCGTTTTCACCGGTCTTTTTGTGTTTTTTGTGTGACTTCTGCGCAGCATACAAAAAAGCACGATCTCAGGTTCTCCTGAAATCGTGCTTTTGCTCACAGATCTGTTTTTTTGTTCACGCGTTCTTTGATTTCTGCCATGGGCTTTTTCTCTGCCATCGGCATCGTAAACATAAATTCCGTTTCTCCGCCGGACGAACGAACAGAAATATCGCCGCCGTGCATGTTGACGATGGATTTTACCAGATACAATCCCAGACCGGCGCCGGTCTTATCGCGGCTGCGGCTGCGGTCTACCTTGTAGAATCGCTCAAACACGTGCGGCAAATCCTCAGCCGGAATCTCCGAGCCGGTATTGCGAATCAGGAACCGGCTCATCGTGCCCTCCTGTTCGGCGCGAATGGTCAGCTTGCCGCCGTCATTGACGAATTTCACTGCATTGTCCACGAGATTGTAAATGACACGATAGATATGATCTCCGTCCCCGTAAACAATCAGAGAATCCGCCATTTCCACATCCATGTCCAGATGCTTATCATTGATTTGATTTTCAAAACTGATGAGCACGCGCGCAACCATTTCAATCAGGTCAAACGGCGCCGGTGTGATGATAAGCTCTCCCGCCTGAATCTTCGCAGCATCCAGCATGCGTATGACCAGACGCGACAGTCTGCCGACTTCCTCCGAGATAATCTTTAAGTACTGCGTGTGCTTTTCCGGCGGAATCGTGCCGTCCAGCATGCCATCGACAAAGCCGCGAATGGATGTCATCGGCGTTTTCAGCTCATGCGAAACATTCGCCACAAATCCGCGGCTGAGCTCCTCCTGCTGCTGCAGAGAGGTCGCCATATTGTTAAAGCTAACCGCCAGCTCATCAATCTCATCGCAGTTGTTATTCTCGGATACACGCACATCAAATTCACCGTGACCGAATTTTTTTGCGGCGGAAACCAGGCTCTTAAGCGGACGCGTCAGCATGTCCGACAGAAACCAGCTGATAATCATTGTCAGCACCAGTGTGACGCAGACAATGAGCAGGTAACTCTTCATGATGTCATGCATCAGATCGGTGGTTGATGTCGCCGGAGATGCCGCAATCACGAGTGCCGCGATATTGCCGGACGCATCCTTGCAGGTCGTGCCCGCGATAAAATAATTTTCGGAAAACAGGCCGCTCGCATTGCCGGAGGCAAAAAACGAGCCGTCTTTGCGAATTTTTTGTACCAGCTGGCTGCTAATCGTCCCCGACATCTGACCGCGAAACGTATCGTCGTTCTTCGGTGTCGAATACGCCTGCACCTTGCCGTTTGCATCGGTCAGCATGACCGTACAGCCGCTGACTGCGGCCTGCTGGTCGAGATACGTGTCCAAAAACATGTCGTAGTCCTTGTTCTGGAACAACTCCAAGTTGTTTTTGACAATGTCGTCAATGTAATTGACGGTCGTTTCCAGCTGTTCCTGCTTTTCCTGCACGGAATAGCGGCTGATTTGCGCCATGAACATGCCGCCCGCGAAGGTAAAGCTCACGAGAATCAGCATGGCAAAGCACACATAATTCTTGATAAAAAAGTTTTTCATCAGTCTCTGGTCTCGAATTTATAACCGACACCCCATACCGTCTTGAGGTCCCACTTGTCGCTGACGCCTTCCAGCTTTTCGCGCAGACGCTTGACATGAACGTCAACGGTACGCGTATCGCCAAAATAATCAAATCCCCAAACGTCATCCAGCAGCTGCGCGCGCGTAAACACGCGGTTCGGGTTGGAGGCAAGGAAATACAGCAATTCAATCTCCTTCGGCGGTGCGTCCACGCGCTTGCCGTCCACGATAAGGTCGTATGCCTGCTTGTCCACGGTCAGCTTATCAAAGGAAATCTTGCCGCTGTCCTCCGGTGCCAACCGGCGGAAAATCGCACGCACGCGCGCAATGACCTCACGCATTTCCAGCGGCTTGACGATATAATCATCGGCACCCATTTCCAGACCGTTGACCTTATCGAATGTCTCACCCTTCGCGGTCATGATGATAATCGGCACCTTGCTCTCCTTGCGGATAATTTTGCACACCTGCCAGCCGTCCATAATCGGCATCATGACATCGAGCAGAATCATGTCCGGATTGATTTTGCGCCACAGTTCAACGCCTTCTTCTCCGTTTGCCGCCTCGGTGATTTCATAGCCTTCGCGCTCCAGATACAGGCGCAGAAGCTCCCGAATATTGCCGTCATCTTCTACAATCAAAATTTTCTTACTCATATTTACCTCCTGTTTTCTTGGAGTTTATCAATCTTTATCAATCATACTTCTTTTATTATACGTCATTTGTCAAAGCAAATCATTACATTTCTGTAAAAGTATGCAAAAAATACACAAAAAAAATTCCGGCAAAAGCCGGAATTTTCCAGTGTTTGAAGTTATTCATCCTCATCGCTGTACGAATCGGAATCGTCCTCTTCCGCATCATAGTCGGACGAACTCGAATCATTGGAGTCGTACTCCTCGTCATCTTCCTCGTCCTCCTCGGTATCCGAATCATACGAGCTGCGCGAGGAAGAAGTAGATCGTCTGCTGGTCGTTTCACCCGCACCGTCATACGATTTCGCCGTCTTATCGCCGCCGAACACCGCAATGGCCGCCTCTGTCGCGTCAACCGCATTGACCACGGCATCCTCGGTATATTCCGTCCAATCCGTCATACGGGTGAAAATCGGAACAACCTGTGCCTTCGGCGCGGTTTTCTGCACGCTGTCTATGACGGACTTTGCGTCATCCGAGCCCACCGGCGCATAGACGCGATGCGCGGTTGTCAGCAGCTTTTTCACGCTGCCAAGTTTGACACCGTCCTCTGCCGCAGTCTCCGACTGCGCAATCAGTTCCGATGCATCGGACGCCGTCAGGCTGACAGAAACCGAATCCCCAACCGTATTCTGTATCTCCTGCATGACATCAAGCAGCGCCGCCGCCTGACTATCCGGCTCGTTGAAAAATTCAATGCGGTCGATATGTCCGCGCAGCGGGAAGGAAAATTCATCCAGCAAAATTTCATCGCAGCCTGCATCCACGGCGCTCTGTGCAATGTCGCACAGATAGGTCACAACGTCCGGATTGGTCGGATCCAGCCAGTGTTCGCCGTTGTAATCGCTCCATCTGCCGCCATTCTGATACGCCATAGACAGGTCGGAATTTTGCTTAGATGCCGCTTTATCCTGAAAGCAATACACGCGTCCGACAACATGCACGCCGTTTTTGCTCAGCTTGCGCATGTTCTGTGCGAGTTTTTCCGCTTTCTTTGCCTGCAAATCCTCCACGTCAGATACCATATCGGTCTCTACCGGAATGTTCAGCTCGCCCTCATCGTCCTTGATGTTGACAATGACTGTATTGAGCTTTCCCGCTTCTGCAAGCTGAATGAGCTGCTCTGCCGTGTCAGCGTTCGACAAATCGGTTGCTGACAGCATGGCGCCGCGCAGAGCTTTGCCGGACGTCTTTTTCGA
This window harbors:
- a CDS encoding S1C family serine protease, with amino-acid sequence MDEFRKNTEQDASEQTTPFQTPVRGADEQPGAGYQNTGASYTHTNDTADSSGFSDAGNGGSTPPPHSNAYEQWSGGKKPSGPKGPKGPKKKFPWKPVAAVVIVGALAFGGGWAANGHISLPTLNSSSDSSADTGSGTSANTTKVQLSSTSEDMASYSEVYQKVSPSIVAIVVDSVQQGTESSGSGVIMSEDGYIITNNHVVEGGDMYKVVLSDGKSYTAKLVGTDEQTDLAVLKIDATGLTAAEFGDSDNLKVGDRAFAIGSPGGLEYQNSFTGGFISAINRNVTINDRVMTLIQTDTAINPGNSGGALINSAGQVIGITNSKLSASSSDSASIEGMGFAIPMTTVKEVVDELIASGHVTGRPAIGISGYDIDSTRASYFNLPQGVYVSSVDPASDAYQQGIQAGDIITGVNGKDITSMTDINEVKNELKVGDTMKLTIYRDGSTKEVSIKLIDQSTLSGTTSSSGSDRSSSEDNSSGRSGSQNGGSTNPYGSYGYGYTIP
- a CDS encoding sensor histidine kinase, with product MKNFFIKNYVCFAMLILVSFTFAGGMFMAQISRYSVQEKQEQLETTVNYIDDIVKNNLELFQNKDYDMFLDTYLDQQAAVSGCTVMLTDANGKVQAYSTPKNDDTFRGQMSGTISSQLVQKIRKDGSFFASGNASGLFSENYFIAGTTCKDASGNIAALVIAASPATSTTDLMHDIMKSYLLIVCVTLVLTMIISWFLSDMLTRPLKSLVSAAKKFGHGEFDVRVSENNNCDEIDELAVSFNNMATSLQQQEELSRGFVANVSHELKTPMTSIRGFVDGMLDGTIPPEKHTQYLKIISEEVGRLSRLVIRMLDAAKIQAGELIITPAPFDLIEMVARVLISFENQINDKHLDMDVEMADSLIVYGDGDHIYRVIYNLVDNAVKFVNDGGKLTIRAEQEGTMSRFLIRNTGSEIPAEDLPHVFERFYKVDRSRSRDKTGAGLGLYLVKSIVNMHGGDISVRSSGGETEFMFTMPMAEKKPMAEIKERVNKKTDL
- a CDS encoding response regulator transcription factor — protein: MSKKILIVEDDGNIRELLRLYLEREGYEITEAANGEEGVELWRKINPDMILLDVMMPIMDGWQVCKIIRKESKVPIIIMTAKGETFDKVNGLEMGADDYIVKPLEMREVIARVRAIFRRLAPEDSGKISFDKLTVDKQAYDLIVDGKRVDAPPKEIELLYFLASNPNRVFTRAQLLDDVWGFDYFGDTRTVDVHVKRLREKLEGVSDKWDLKTVWGVGYKFETRD
- a CDS encoding putative glycoside hydrolase is translated as MNHNSKHSHSRIRRTVAAVLIVAALVVFVGVFLVFQCLSFDENGAHVIDRYGILAMEQNANQPKKTAAGSGSGSAQPVKTSKKTSGKALRGAMLSATDLSNADTAEQLIQLAEAGKLNTVIVNIKDDEGELNIPVETDMVSDVEDLQAKKAEKLAQNMRKLSKNGVHVVGRVYCFQDKAASKQNSDLSMAYQNGGRWSDYNGEHWLDPTNPDVVTYLCDIAQSAVDAGCDEILLDEFSFPLRGHIDRIEFFNEPDSQAAALLDVMQEIQNTVGDSVSVSLTASDASELIAQSETAAEDGVKLGSVKKLLTTAHRVYAPVGSDDAKSVIDSVQKTAPKAQVVPIFTRMTDWTEYTEDAVVNAVDATEAAIAVFGGDKTAKSYDGAGETTSRRSTSSSRSSYDSDTEEDEEDDEEYDSNDSSSSDYDAEEDDSDSYSDEDE